DNA sequence from the Desulfovibrio sp. genome:
TACATATACAAATTTGCTATTGACCCACAATAAATGTGGTGTTCTTTTAAGGGGTAGTGCAATTGCAACTGACTATCTTATGACAAGCCACGCTGACATTTCGGAGAACCAATGGAATCAGGCAAAAAGGGATTGCCAGTCATTTCCGGCATGGGCATTGCCAGCCTGCTGGCAGCCCAGTTTGTAGTTTTTCTGGAAGGCCGGGGACTTGGCATTGTATCTTTTTCCCTGCAAAACGCTGTTGCCGGATTTTGCGGCGGCATAATTCTGGGCGGACTGCTTTTTTCCACATGGCTTCCCAAACGGTTTGGCGCTCCGTGCGCAGTGGCCTTGACCCTGATGGGCGCGCTGCTGTGGACGGGCGGCATATTCCAGAACAATGCCATATACTCCTATGGAGCCTGCTTCTGGGGCGGGACGGTTCTGCCTCCGTTGCTCAAAAATTTTTTTGCGCGCAGTTCATCACCCGGCTTTCATCTGGGCGTTGCCTTTGCTATTGGGGATTTTTTCTGGCTTTTTTTATACATCTTTCCCCTTTCAGATGAATCACTGCAATGGCTCATGCTGTGCCTTCAGTTCGTGAGCGGCTGCATGGCGGCAATTTGCCTGTTCAAAGCGCAACCGACAACAGAAGGATTGGAAATTGTACGCAAGTCAGACAGGCTGACAGTAATTTCACTCAGATATCTGACTGCCATCGCCTTTATATTTTTTCTGTTAAATGCCTTTGTGGACATTACCTTTTACAGAATTCACAGTCAGGCTTTTCCCATCCCCGCTCAGGTACACCTGTATACGTGGCTGGCCTATCCCCTTGTTGGCGTGCTGATTGACAAGTACGGAACAGATATGCGCCTGTTGCTCATCTGCATTGGCGGGGTAATTTTATCCCCAACTCTTGTAGTCATCACAGAGGGAACAGTCATTTACTGGATCATTTATGTGATTGACCTTGCGTGCCGTGGTATTGCGCAATTGTACTTTCTGCTAGTTTTCGCTCAGATCGGCAGACACTCTCCCCGCCGCGGCCTGATTTCTGCCATTCCTTACCTCGTAATGCTTATGGCTTTCTTGTGCGTATACCGTTTTGTGGAGCACTTTCCTGGTACAGTGCCAGTTGCATTCTGGTGCCTTTTTCTCACTACGGCCTTCAGCTATGTGAGCTCCCGCATCCAGTACGCCCTCACGCTTACCGGGGTATCAAAAACACCCACTGCGGACAGCGAAGACAAAACAGAGCACAAAGCCTTCACCCCGCAGGAGTCACACAAAAACGAACGCTGCCGGGCAGACAGCATAGCTGATTTTGCCCTGAAATACGGTATTTCTTTGCGAGAGCGGGATGTTTTGTGTCTGATTCTGGAGGGGTGCGATACGTCTGCCATTTGCGATCGGCTGCATATTTCTGAAAACACGCTTAAAACCCACATCCGGCAAATACTGCGCAAGACGGAAACACGAAACAGAAATGCTCTGCTGGTACTTTTTTTCAATGAAGAAAATATGGAAAAAGAAACAGAAACGGGCCTTGAGAGTTTTTAGCCCTCAGGCCATCGGGCGGCAGGAGCAGGCCGCCGGCATTATCCCTGCGGCGTACTGCCGTGGTGACAGGCGTGCTTGCCCTTACTGGCCCGACTGACCTTCGTGCTGCAAAAATGAAAAATGCACCTGCCCCGCTGCGTAACGGACATTCGTAATGTCTGGCCGTAACCGCCTGAACAGCTTGTATGCCTGAAGCGCCCTGTAGCCATACTGGCAGTGCAACAGCACAGCAGAATCCTGCGGAATATTTTTTACCAAATGCTGAAAAGCATATAGCGGCATGTTAACGGCGTTTGGAAGATGCCCATCTGAAAATTCTTTTTGACTGCGCACATCAATAATAATCAATTTTTCCGTTTTTAAAACATACTCGCGAGCCGCTTCTGGCGACAAGGCCACAGACTCGCCCGCACTTTTGCTCGTTGGCGCTGAAAACTTCCAATAAATATATGTTTCCGCACATGCAATAACAAGCAGAACTACAATAATTTTCAGTAGCCGCCTTGTCCCTTCAGCACCATGATACAAGGCAATGCCGACTTCTGCTGTTCTCATTGAAAAACCTCTCTCCAATGCCTTACCGCGCGGCATTCGTCAGTGCAACTCGCCATTTCCACTGATTTTTCAGGCCAATCCACAAAGACGATCACAGAGGGGCACGCCGCCAGGGTGCAAAGCCCGCCCGCCATCCACAACTGATGCTCGGAGGAGTGTTATACACTTCTTCCTTGCTCACGCGCAAAAGAATTCAGAACCCACATTCGTCTAGTGATCGGAGGAATTTTGTGCGCTGGCAAGGAAGTAGCACTTTTTTGTGAAGGGAGTGTACTCTAATGGTACTCGACCGGAACAAAAAAGTGCTACTGACGCAGCCAGCGCGCAAAAGAACCCGATCACTCAAGGCCGTACTTGCGGAGCTTGTTATGCAGGGTAGCCCTCGTAATTCCCAACTGCCGGGCCGCCTCGCTCTTGTTGTCGCCTGTCTGGCGCAGGGTTTCCTCAATGGCGCGGCGTTCCACGGCATCAAGGGGCAGGCCTGCCAGGGAGGCGTCCACCTCGGGCTGGCGCTCGTCGGGCAGGGCAGGGCCAGTGACCACAGAGGGCAGTTCGCGTTCGGTGATAAGGTCGCCGTTGCAGAGTATCACGGCGCGCTCCACGGCGTTTTCCAGTTCGCGCACATTGCCGGGCCAGCCATAGCGCAGCATACAGGCCAGCGCCTGCGGCGAAAATCCGCGTACGCTTTTGCGGTTGCGGCTGGCGAAACGTTCCAGAAAATGCGCGGCGAGCACGGGGATATCCTCGGCGCGGTCGCGCAGGGGCGGCACTTCAATACAGATGACGTTGAGGCGAAAGTAGAGATCCTCGCGAAAACGCTTTTGGGCCACTTCTTCGCGCAGGTCGCGGTTGGTAGCCGCCAGTATGCGCACATCCACAGTTATGGCGGCATCGGCCCCCACGCGTTGCACCTCGCCCTGCTGCAAGGCGCGCAACAGCTTTGACTGAAGGGTAAGGGGCATCTCGCCGATTTCGTCCAGAAAAAGCGTGCCGCCGTTGGCTTGGGCAAAGCGCCCCTCGCGGCGGCGATCCGCGCCGGTGAACGAGCCCTTTTCGTGCCCGAACAGCTCGGATTCCAGCAGGTTTTCGGCCAGAGCCGCGCAGTTCACCGTTACCAGCGGTTTATCCGCTCTGGCGCTGGCGCAGTGCAGGGCGCGGGCCACCAGTTCCTTACCGGTGCCGGATTCGCCGGAAATAAGCACTGTGGCCTCGGTTGGGGCAACAGTGGCGATAATTTCCTGCATGGCGCGGATGGAGGCGCTGCGGCCAAGGATGCCGGGGCGTGAGGCGGCATCGCTGAGCTGACGGCGCAGCTCGCGGTTTTCCACGCTGAGGCGCGAATGCTCGATGGCTTTTTCAAGCGTATGCCTGAGAGCCTCAAAGTCCAGCGGCTTGACCAGATAGTCGTATGCGCCGAGGCGCAGGGCCTCCACGGCTGTTTCCACTGAGGAGTAGGCCGTCATGAGCACCACGGGCAGAGCGGGATTATATTCAAGAATATTCTTGAGCGCGTGGATGCCGTCCATGCGCGCCATGCGCACGTCAGTCAGCACGGCGTCAAAGGATTTTTCGCGCACCAGGGGAACGGCCTCGTCGCCGTCCGTGGCTTCTTCCACAGCATAGCCCCAAGAACGCAACATGGTGCGCAGCATGCCGCGGTGGGCATCGTCATCGTCTACAACCAGTATGCAGTTGCTCACCGTATCCTCTCTTTATGCTTGGCAAAATCTGGAATCCCGGGCCGCTCCGCAGCTGCGCAGGTTATTTTTTGCGGTTGTCCTGCGCTACTGCGCCTTCTGCCGCGCGGGGCAGCCAGATGCGGAACGTGGTTTCCCCACGGCGCGCAGTTTGCGCGGGGCGCGAGGTAACGCTGATTTCGCCGTCGTGTGCTTCCACAATCTTGTGCACCATGGCAAGCCCCAGCCCCGTGCCCTGCCCCTTGGTGGTATAGTAGGGGTCAAAAATATGCGGCAGCTGGCTGGCCTCAATGCCGGTGCCGTTATCGCGCACCATAAGGCACACGCGCCCCTTGCGCTCCACAATGGCAAGCGTGAGCTGCCCGCCTTCGGGCATGGCGTCCAGAGCATTGAGGCAGAGGTTCAACAGGGCCTGCCCCATGCGTTCTGGGTCGGCCAGGGCCAGCGGCATCCGCCGGGGAGAACGGCAGACAATCTTGACATCGCGTTTGTCCGCATCCTGATGGATGAGGCGCGTCACGTGATCCACCACAAGCTTGAGATCAGTCGGGTGCGGGCTCACATCGCTGGGACGTGAAAGTCCTATAAGATCCATAATTACGCGATTGAGCCGGTCAACCTCGTGCACCATGACATTGGCTGCCTCGCGGTCTTCGCTTCCTTCGGGAAAGCGCTGGCCGAAGTAGGTGGCATAGCCCTTGATGGAGCTGAGAGGATTGCGGATTTCGTGCGCAACGCCTGCGGCCAGATTGCCCACGGCGGCCAGCTTTTCCTTGCGGCGCACTTCTTCTTCAAGCCTGCGCACCTTGCCCTCTGCCATACGCTGCCGCTGACGCGACTCCCGCGCCCGCTCGGCATAGTACAGGGCCACCAGACAGGCCAGCCCCACCAGCAGGGTCACGGCGGCCAGCATGGCCACGTAGTCCCGGTTCTGACTGCGCGTTATTTCAAAGGGCGAAAGATCAAGACCGAGAAAAATCACCGGCAGGGGAAAACCCCTCGGCAAATCGCGTATGCCCGGCGAAAATTGCCTGTACACGGCAAACACGCGCCGCCCCTCCATGCGCATGATGCCCCAGTGGGGCAGCATGTCGGGGGCAAGGTCACGCATGGTGACATCGTCAGCTTCGCGCCCGCCCACATGCAAAATCTCTCCAAGCCGCGCAGGATTGCTGTGCGCCACAATGGTACCGTCAGGCATGGTCACGGCCACAAAAACAATGCCGGGGCTTTCGCCCATTTCTTCCAGCAGCACCTGAAGGCGCACGCCAGCCTCGCTGCGCATGCCCGAACGCAGGATGCTCTCAAAGGCGATGATCAGCGATGAGCCCTTTTCCGCCAGCAGGCGGGCCATGGCGGCCTCGCTGCGGTCAATGGAAATGAGGGTCAGCAGCGTCACCATGAGGGCCAGCACCACGGCGGCCCCACCCAACAGCAGGCCGAGCGGCGTATGCGCGCCAACAGCGGAGGTCTGTGCTGTCCGCGCTTTGTCTGTGGGACTTGTGGGGCTTGCGGCAGCGGTGCCCTGGTGTGCAGCTTCCTGCCCGATTTTTTCAGCCGTGCTGTTTTCCATATTCATACGGCACACTCTGTATTGTGCGCGGCACAGCCAGAGGCGCACCACGAGTAAAAAAATTTGCACGCTTTTTGCAATAAAATAATCATTCCTTGAGCCCACAAAGCCGGGAATCTTGCCACCCCGCTCAGTGATTGGTATGAGAGCGGGACGAGTTTATTCTTCAGAAGGTCTTTTATGATGAAACCCCTTCTTTCCCTTTGTGTTCTGGCCAGTCTGTGCCTCCCCCAGCCAACGGCGGCGGATCAGACCGACTATGCGGAATATACACCTTCGCCGGGAAGCCCGGCAGCCAACCACGCCGCAGATATGCGAACATGGCTGCAACAGCTTTCGCCCGCGCAACGGGCCAAAGCCCAGGCCGTCATTGACGAATACTCCCCCAAGGTGAACGAACTGCGTAAAAGCATCATGCTGAAAAAAAACGAGCTTGCCCACCTGAGCTACAACCAGACCACCTCGCCGGAAACCCTACCCCGCCTGGGGCATGAATTACAGCAATTGCGAGATGAACTGCGCGCTCTTCTGCAACGAGCAGACCAGCGCATGGATACTGAGGTAGGCGTTCCGCTTGGCAGCCCGCAAACCCGCGGGTGCAGCATGGAATATCCCGGTCTGTCCACTTCCGCCAGCAAATAACCGCGACAATCTGCTCGCAGCAACACGCGTCCGCCCCAAGGCGGGCGCGTTTTTTATTCAATTTTGCCAGGCAGCCCCTGTAAGAAAATTATGCAGATGTACAAATTTTATACAGAGACAATGCCCGAATGTATAAAAAACATACGCTTCTCTGCTCGGCGGTGCAACGACCCCGGCCAATATCACATTAACATACTAAATATATTAAATAAAAATTATTTGGCACACGCATTGCTATATTGCAAGCAAACGTTGAAGGAACAACGAAACAATATACGAGAAAAAAGACTACGAGGTAGCCTTCCATGAAATCCAAAAATATCGCCATCGCAGCCATACTTGCAGCAGCCCTGATGGGTGGCGCCATAACTGCCTACAGCCAGCCTGGCCCCGCAGGCGATATGCCCGAAGGCATGCGGGAAATGGGCGGCTGCATGGGTGAAATGCCCTGCCCTGGAATGCAAGGACACGGCATGATGGGACGTGGGGCGTATACCCCCGAACAGCGGCAGAAGTACGATGCCATTGTGGCCGAATTCGTAAAACAGATGGAACCCGTAAAGGACCAGATGTTCATCAAGAGACAGGAGCTGCGCGCCCTGCAAAATGCCTCCAACCCCGATATTGCGGCTGTGCGCGCCACTGCCACCGAATTGCTGCAACTCAGAAAGCAGCTCGGCCAGATGCATGAAACCATGACCCAGCGCCTTGAAAAGGAAGTGGGCAAGCCTGCCGCTGCCCCCATGCCCAAGAAGGACGCCCCCGCTGCGGCGAAACATCAGCACGGCGCGGCCCAGTAACCACAAATTAATCGAAATTGCCGCTCCCAACTCGTCCGCCCAAGGCGGTTGACATATACAGGATCATAGAGAACAAATTTCCGTCCTGCCCCCTACCCCCAAGGGGGGCATTACGGAGCCTCCAAGAACCTCCTCCTTTGAACAGAACCTTATAACCATCAACACCCTCCCTCCCTTCTCGGCCGCCGGTTCCCCCCCGGCGGCCGCCTCCTTTTTCATGGCTGAAAACAAACGCACAGAACCCGCCGTAAAGCGGGTTCTGTGCGTTTTGCCCTGCGCGGCGTCACTCTGGCCGCGCTTGAATTTTAGTAACTGAGCGTGGGGAAAACTTTTTTACAAAAGGCGTCTCCCTGCAAGACATTTCGCTTCAAACCAGACCTATATGAAAACAAGCTGCGGCGAAATGTTATCGTCAAAAGATACTGTGCGCAGCCCCAGCGCCGCCCATCTTGCGCGCAGTTCCCCCTTGGCGCCCCAAAAGAAACCCTGGGCTGACCGGGGCAGCAGCAAATCAAAATGCGTGGCTGGTGTTGCCGCATTCTCGCCGAGCAGTTCCCTTACCGCCAGCAGCAAGGCACGCCCCTTGACCCTGCCGCCAAGCTCTCTGTCCACCGGCCCGGCAAGCACAGCCTTCTCCAGCCCCGGCTCCGGGGCAAGACCCATGCGAATCACGGATACGTTGACCCGCGCGGCTACGAGCCAGCCGAGGGCAAGGCTTTCAAGTGTATCCTCCAGCAGCCAGGGTTTGTAGCTCCCTTCGCGCCACATGGCGGCAAGACCGGTGCCTTCAAGTACAAGGCAGGGATAAAACCGCAGCATCTGCGCACCCGCAGCAAGAGCTGTTGGCACATCGTCCATAAAAAACTGAGGGCTATGCCCCGGCATGCCGGGCAAAAGCTGCACCACCAGCTTGAGGCCAGCAGCCCGCACAAGGGCGCAGGCCGCCCAGGCAGTGCCGCCGGAATAGCCCCGGCGGGAGGCGGCAAGGGCGCTGTCGGCAAAGCTCTGCACGCCCAGCTCCACCACACCGCAGCCTGCGGCGCGCAACCTCTCCAGTATTGGGGCGTCCACCCTGTCCGGGCGGGTTGAACAGCGGAAGGAACGTATCCAGCCTTTTTCCTGCGCTTCGCAGGCCAGATCGAGGCAGGCGGACAGATCCTCTTCCGGCAATGCCGTGAAGGTGCCACCATAAAACGCCAGCTCTGCCGCAGGTTGCCCGCTCTCGCGGCGCAGGCGCAGATTCTCCCGTGCGGCGAGCAGCAGGCCCTCCACACTTGCGGCGCGCGAACTTTTCGTGCTTTCCGGATTTTGGCAGTCGCCGATGCCGGTCTGCACATCCTGCGCGCAAAAAACACAGCGCACAGGGCAGCCCCTGAATGGCAAAAAAACCGGCACAACGGCCTGCCTTTGCGTTGTGTTGCGCCTCAGCCATGCAAAATCCAGCGGCACCGCACGTTCTTTGTCACCAACCTGCGATGGGCGTTGCGCACTGTTCAGAGTCATACCCATATCCCCCCCTGGTCATGTACCACGGCGTACGCAGGTTCACTATAGACTTCCTCAGAATGAGACTGCCTATAAAGGGGCGAAGAAATGCCCATAAGGGCCATGGACAAAAACTTTTTTTTGAGGGGCATAGGGGCTCGCTGACTGTGAAACGGTATGTGGAGCGCATTGAACGGAAAATAACATGCAGGCGATTTTTTTAAAAAAATCTTGCTCTGTCTGTAAGTTGCGTGTATTTTACACAAAAGTTCCGTTTGTGTGAAGCTGACAAACATTGCTGCGGGGCATTAGGAACACTGGGTTCCACTCAGCCATACCAGCGCACTGCGCCGGAGAGCACTATGAAAAAAACACTGACCAAAGCGGACATCGTGGAGGCCATCTACGAAGAAACGGACAAAAACCGTGTAGATGTCAAAAACGTGGTAGAAAAACTGCTGGAGATCATGAAGGTCGCCATCAAAAAAGACCGGGCCCTGCTTATCAGCGGCTTCGGTAAGTTTGAGTGTTATGACAAGGCCTCCCGCAAGGGCCGCAACCCCAAGACAGATGAAACCATCACCCTGCCGCCGCGCAAGGTTATGGTGTTTCGCCTCTCGCGCAAGCTTCGCGCAGAGCTGAACCCCTAGGCAAGCTCGGAGCCTCGGCAGCCTTGGCATGCCGGTGGGGGCGCGTGTGACGCGTTTCTTGTCGTGCGCGCTTTTTCTTTGCCATTTGGCCTACAAAAAATGCACAGCCCGGCACGGCAGAAATGCATGCCGGGCTTGAGCAACCGCCTTACCCTGCTGTGCGGAACGCAAGGCGGCACTGGGGATCAAAGCAGGATGCCCACATTTTTGCGCTCAGCCGCAGAGTGCGGAGCATCCCACACCGCAAACTCGGAAGAATCCAGGCTGACGCCAGCGCGGCGGGCATGTCCACGCCGTCCAACGGGAGTCGCACATGCTTTTCAACTCGTACACATTCCTTTTCGCCTTTCTACCCCTGCTGCTGGTATGCTGGCGGCTTGTCCAAGGCTATGGCCCCACGGGTCTTGCCCTGGTGCTGCTGGCTTTTTCCGTAGTATTTTACGGCTTGTGGGGTTTGCCCTTCCTGATTCTGCTGGCTGTGATTCTGGGCATGAACTATGCCTTTGCCCTGGCCCTGGCAGCGCCGGAGCCAGAGCAGAAACAGGATGCCGCTCCCGCTGAAAATGCGGAAGGCGATGGCGAAAAGGCCTGCCTGTGCGGTTCGCGCAAGCAGGCTGGCTGCCGGTTTCACCTGAGCCGCAAGGGCCTGCTGATTCTTGCCCTGGTGCTCAACCTGCTGCCCCTGCTGTGGTTCAAGTATTCCGCCTTTCTGGCCCAGAATTTTGGGGCGCTGCTGCATGCGCAGTGGCATTTCACCCCGCCCGGTCTGCCCTTGGGTATTTCTTTTTATACCTTCATCCAGATTGCCTGGCTTGTCAGCGTATACCGCGGACAGGTGACGCCTCAGGGCTTTACGCGGCATGCGCTGTTCTCCGCATGTTTTCCCTATGTGATTTCCGGGCCAATCGTGCGCTATGAGCAGATAGGCCCGCAGTTTGACACCCTTGCGCCAGCCACTGCGGAGAATCTGGCTCAGGGTTTCACGCTTTTCACCATCGGCATGGTCAAAAAGGTCCTGCTGGCTGACAGTATTGCCATGTACGCCGACTCTGTCTTCAATGCGGCGGAAAAGGCCTTTCCGCTCAGCGGGGCCGAGGCCTGGCTGGGTTCGCTGTGCTATACCTTCCAGCTGTATTTCGACTTTTCGGGCTACACGGACATGGCCATTGGCCTTGCCCTCATGCTGGGCCTCAGGCTGCCGGAAAACTTTGATTCGCCCTACAAATCCACAGGCATTGTGGACTTTTGGCGGCGCTGGCACATCACGCTCAGTTCGTGGCTGCGCGATTTTCTGTACATCCCCCTTGGTGGCAACCGCAAAGGGCGGCTCATGCAGTATCGCAACCTGTTTCTGACCATGCTGATCGGCGGCGCGTGGCACGGCGCTGGCTGGACCTTTATTGTCTGGGGCGCGCTGCACGGTTCCATGCTGGGCATCAACCACTTTTTCCGAGCCTGCATCAAGGGCAAAACAATGGAGCGCGTGCTGGCCCTTGCGCCGCTGCGCATCTGCTCCATCCTTTTCACATTTTTCTGCATCAATCTGTGCTGGGTTGTGTTCCGCGCGCTGACAATCGAAGGCGCGGGCCGCATGTTCAAAGCCATGTTCACAGGGCCGTTTACGCGTGAAGCGGCGGGCCTGAGCGCAACAACCGACGGGCTTACGGGTTTTGCCGCCCTGGTGGCCCGCTGGCTGCCCAACAACTACATTCAGGGATGGGTTCCCTTTGCGCTGCTGCTGGTGAGCTTTCTGGTGGTCTGGGCGCTGCCCAACAGCCACGAGATTTTGCACGGCAGACGTGATGGCAGCCGCCCGCGCCTGAGCTGGCGGCCCACGGCCGCCTGGGCAACGGGGCTGGCCGTTATGGCCTTCCTGACTCTGATTCTGGTTTCGCGCAAGGCGACCTTCCTGTACTTCCAATTTTAACCACGCGTGAACGCCATGAACAACACAGAAACCGCCTTTTTGAAGCGTTATTTTCTCGTGCTGCTGGGCCTTGTCCTGGCGGGATGCCTGCTGGCCGTTCCCTATACCGCGTGGTGGCTGCACAGCAGCGGCGACGTGGCCGTGGAACGGGCCGTCACCGAACAGTCCAAGGGGAATTTTGCCGTGTTCGGATCCGGCGTTTCCCAGGATTTTGTGGACTACAAACTGCAGCTCTATGCCAAGGTGAAGCCAGAGATTGCCGCCGTGGGTTCCTCGCGGGTCATGCAGTTCCGCGGCGCTTACTTCCGCAAGCCCTTCCTCAATGTGGGCGGCACGGCGGGCAACCTGCCCGTGCTGCGCTCCACCATCGACGCCATGCTGCGCATCCACAAGCCGGATGCCATCATCATAGGGCTGGACTTCTGGTGGTTCATGCCGCAGTGGAACCCCGACCCCTTCAAGGAAGAACCGCCCACCAGCGGATCATACAACTACGGATTCGACAGCCTCAAAAAGCCGTGGACATGGCTGCTTGAAGGCAAGATTTCATTCAAGGACTTTATTGCCCCCATGCTGCCGCAGTCCATGGGTGGATTCCGCAATGCCCGTTACGGCATCATGGCCCAGCAGTACAACGACGGCTTTGGCTCTGACGGCTCGTGGTATTATACAGGTGAAAGCACCGGGCAAAAGCGGCCCTTTGACTACCAGTTCGAGGATACCCTCAAGCAGGTACGCTACGGCACCAAGGCCTTTTTCCACGCCAAGCCGCTGGCTGACAGCCGCGACCCCGGCGGCATCAGCAGCGCCCATCTGGACGCCTTTGCTGAAATTTATTGTCGGCTCAAGGCCAGGGGCATTGCCACCTTTGTTTTCATTTCGCCCCTTTCTGTCCGTGTGCTCGACGCCATGCGCGAACGGGAGGCCGATTATCCGCACCTCTTCAAACTGCGCGACGCGCTGCTCGCCCGCGGCATTGACGTTATGGAATTTACCGATCCGCGCACCTTTGCTTCCGGCGACTGCGAGTTCTTTGACGGCTTCCACGGCGGCGAAGTCACCTACGCGCGCATGCTACGTGATATGGCCGACCGCTGGCCCGCCTTGCTGGCTTACGTGAATATGGATAGAATCAATGCCACCTTGCGCGACTGGCGCGGCTATGCCCTGGTGCCCGATGAGCGCCTGACGAGCCGCCCGGAAGTGGACTTTATGAATTTTAACTGCCCCAAACGTAAACCGTAAGGAACACCAGCATGTTTCTTCGATGGGGCGCGGTTTACAGCCGCGCCCATCTTATTTCAGCCATCCGGGCCGTATTCGTGTACAGCCTGTGCGTGTCCCTGGCGCTGTCGGGCGGCGCGGCCTTTGCCGCGTCAGACTCCGTTTTTGTTCAGGGCACTGGCGCGCCCAACGCGCCCAGCCCCAACGGCATGGGTGGGCAACCCTTCGGGGGCGGTACTTCGCCCACGCTTTCGCAGCCAATGCCAGCAGCGCCAATACAGACGCCCACGGTTCAGGTGCCTACCGTGCAAACACCCACGGTGCAGACCCCAAACGTCGCAGCGCCATCTGTGCCCACGCCGCAGCAGGTCACCCCCCTGAACGCACCGGGAGCGCCCGCCCCTGCTCAGGCCCAGCAACCGCAGGCTCCTGCGGCAAAGGATGCATCTGCCCCCGCCGCTCCTGCCCAGCCCGCAAGCCCTGCCCTCGAAACGCCCAAAAAGCCAGAAGCCCCGGTGAAGGAAAAGGGCTCAAAAAACCGCAGGGACAAAAAATCAAAAAAAGGCAAGAAAGAAGAAGCCGCCGAGCAGGAAAAAGCCGCTCCGTCAGTGGAAAGCGCCCCCACCAAGGCGCCTGCGCCTGTTCCGCAAAGGACCTCGCCGCCCACGCAGGCGGAGGAAGCCGCAGCAGCATACGCCAAAGGCGATTACGCCACAGCGGAGAGCATCTGGAGCAAACAGGCCGAAGCTGGCGATGGGCAGGCCATGAACAACCTTGGCGTGCTTTATGACCTCGGGCAGGGAGTGGAACCTGACCTTGGTCGCGCCCTGCACTGGTTTGCGGAGTCAGCCAAGACCGGGCACCCCTCGGGCATGAGCAACTACGGGCGCATGCTGGAACAGGGACGCGGCATAGAACCCAACCCCGCGGAAGCAGCGCGCTGGTTTGATCTGGCGGCGCGTCAGGGCCAGCCCGAGGCTCAGTATAATCTGGGCATGCTCTATGAGCTGGGGCGCGGGGTGCAGCAGGATTTCACTGCGGCGGCGGCATGGTACAGCCGCGCTGCTGCGCAGCAGCAAACCGAGGCTCTGTTCCGCCTTGGGCATTTTTACCGCATCGGGCAGGGAGTGACCAAAAATCCCTCGCGGGCGGTGCTGCTGCTTTATGCGGCGGCCATGAACGGCGATGCCAACGCCATGAAGGAACTGGAAGACATGGCCCGCGCCGAGCCTTCGCGCCCCGAGGCCGTTCTGTTTGG
Encoded proteins:
- a CDS encoding integration host factor subunit alpha, coding for MKKTLTKADIVEAIYEETDKNRVDVKNVVEKLLEIMKVAIKKDRALLISGFGKFECYDKASRKGRNPKTDETITLPPRKVMVFRLSRKLRAELNP
- a CDS encoding MBOAT family O-acyltransferase; its protein translation is MLFNSYTFLFAFLPLLLVCWRLVQGYGPTGLALVLLAFSVVFYGLWGLPFLILLAVILGMNYAFALALAAPEPEQKQDAAPAENAEGDGEKACLCGSRKQAGCRFHLSRKGLLILALVLNLLPLLWFKYSAFLAQNFGALLHAQWHFTPPGLPLGISFYTFIQIAWLVSVYRGQVTPQGFTRHALFSACFPYVISGPIVRYEQIGPQFDTLAPATAENLAQGFTLFTIGMVKKVLLADSIAMYADSVFNAAEKAFPLSGAEAWLGSLCYTFQLYFDFSGYTDMAIGLALMLGLRLPENFDSPYKSTGIVDFWRRWHITLSSWLRDFLYIPLGGNRKGRLMQYRNLFLTMLIGGAWHGAGWTFIVWGALHGSMLGINHFFRACIKGKTMERVLALAPLRICSILFTFFCINLCWVVFRALTIEGAGRMFKAMFTGPFTREAAGLSATTDGLTGFAALVARWLPNNYIQGWVPFALLLVSFLVVWALPNSHEILHGRRDGSRPRLSWRPTAAWATGLAVMAFLTLILVSRKATFLYFQF
- a CDS encoding sel1 repeat family protein codes for the protein MFLRWGAVYSRAHLISAIRAVFVYSLCVSLALSGGAAFAASDSVFVQGTGAPNAPSPNGMGGQPFGGGTSPTLSQPMPAAPIQTPTVQVPTVQTPTVQTPNVAAPSVPTPQQVTPLNAPGAPAPAQAQQPQAPAAKDASAPAAPAQPASPALETPKKPEAPVKEKGSKNRRDKKSKKGKKEEAAEQEKAAPSVESAPTKAPAPVPQRTSPPTQAEEAAAAYAKGDYATAESIWSKQAEAGDGQAMNNLGVLYDLGQGVEPDLGRALHWFAESAKTGHPSGMSNYGRMLEQGRGIEPNPAEAARWFDLAARQGQPEAQYNLGMLYELGRGVQQDFTAAAAWYSRAAAQQQTEALFRLGHFYRIGQGVTKNPSRAVLLLYAAAMNGDANAMKELEDMARAEPSRPEAVLFGQRLDNTDRNSMREALRQYGATVIREDDAYICDLYDAAKVAPGARQMAICYGPGKHGPLGFLELDYTAPNNTVEGMILKMVTDRFGKASAGEGDDAHLWNLGSVVVATRYEPTRGQLSLMYMVPRVYHLTRQR